Below is a window of Salvelinus fontinalis isolate EN_2023a chromosome 14, ASM2944872v1, whole genome shotgun sequence DNA.
GTCCCAGTAAGCCATGTCCCGTCCCAGAGGACATCCAAACCAGGCCCCCCAGAGGTGACCAGGGCTCCAGGAGTGGGTCAGGCCTGACTGGGTCAAAGAAGCACCAGAAGGTTGTCCGGGATCAGATCCGGAGAGTGGTGGTGAACTTGGAGGAGGTTCTAGGAGGCCTGAAGGACATCCATCAGGAGATGAAGGAGGTAAAGACATTTCTGTTTGCTATGGTCTGTCTTTGATGGAAGGATTTTAAATTGTTTCTGAGGGAGAGCGAGATCCTGGTATTGTCATATAGCCTACAAATATTACAGCTAGAATCTTTTGATGTTCCTTTGATATTCGTATAAACAGATTATCACGCTATTTCAGGTCCTGAAGGGACTGCGAACAGCAGTTGTACCGTGGGCTATTTTTGCACGTCCCAGAAAGAGCATAATCCCAGTCCCTACTTTGTTACTTTTACAATCATTAAAAAGAGGCGTCTACATTGATATACACTGTAATACTGGCACTCAGAACCACTGCTTGCAAAGTGTCTATCCACCTCAGTGGGACAGTCTTTCTATGAAAGCACAGAAGTTAAGATTTCACTGAATTTTTAAAGGTAGGAAGTGGTGTTCGCTATGCTCCATTTACCTAATGGTTGAAAGTGATGCTCAGCAGCGGTACCGTCTCCTCTCCAGTCCTTCCACCAACAGATGTTGACAGGGGAGCAGCTGGAACCATGCTTTTAATCCACTTATTCAAACGCCTGAACCTTGACCCTCATCCTGTAAAAGTGACACGTAAATCGGCCCCTCACAGTATCTGGCTGCATCTGAAAGCTTAGCATCAGCGCAGCCCGAGAGCGAGGGTATTGCAAACGTTAGAAAGTTGAATAAATGTGTAGAGAAACATCCAGCGATGCTGTTGTAGTGTGGCCAGGGAAAATCTCTTCTCAGACCAGGTCAGGGACCTGAAGGAAGACGCCAGAGAACTTGAATAGTTAAGTGAGGAAAAAACAATTAGTCTAGCAACAACACGAGCACACAGATCAAACGTTTTCTCCAGTCTCATTTTCTCCCCGTCTCTCCAGCCTCAGCTCTGACCATGTAGCCTAATCCCTCTCACAGGTGGTGCAGCAGATTGAGCTGCTGACCTCGTCCATTGACCTGAATGAAGAGGAGGCCAGCCCCAGCCTGCCCAGCGACAGCAGCTTCAGTGGAGTGGCGAAGGGCAGCAGCCACCAGAGGCTCAGGGGTGAGGAGGCCAGGCAGGGGGAGGCATCTCTGTCTTCCCCCATCAGGACTAACTCACTCCAGCCTCACAACCCTGCCTCCAGCCTGGTCTGCCTCCCCCACCAACCTGCTCCCAGCCCTCATAGGAGTAGCCCTGTTCGCCCTCCCACCTCTGCTCTTTCCCCCCTCAGTACCAACCCACCTCACCCCAACACCCCTGCTCCATCAGTCAAGAGTCAGCATTACCCACACAACCCTGCTTCCTCCCCCAAAAAGAGCAGCCTACATTACCCCCTCAACCCTACTCTCTTTCACAACCTTGGGCTTTCCCCCAAAAAAAGTAATTCCCCTCCTCACCCATCTGCCCTTGGTCTTTCTGTCACCATAGCGAACCAAGCGGGGCCACCCATTGTGGAGCCTCTCCCTGTCAGACCACCCAGAGACCCTGAGACCCAGAccagggtggaggggctgaggCCAACATCTGCTAAATCACTGGGGCTAACCCAGGGCCAGATGGCCCCTCACGGCCCAGGGAGAGTTCCAGGGACCAGGGGCCGCAAGCCTCCTCCTTACCCGCACAATGGACACTTTGATCGGGCGAGTAAAGGAAAGGATCCCAGGAAGGCTCCCCCATACACTGTGAAAAGAAGACTGCTCTCGACCACGGTGTGAGGGAGGCCGTCGGATGGATAGAGCCACATCCAGAGTTGCAGGAGTAGAGGGTGATTTAAGGCTCGCCATATTGAGCAGAGACCAAATTTCCAAGGCGACGGGAGGCGTCTCGGGGTGAGTATATGTCAGCAAAGCCATGCTGCGTTTGTGCTGACACCGTGTTCCCCTTTCTGCCTTGGCTCTGACCTCATCTTAATAGGAGGATAAGAGACGGAAACAGCTGGCTCCACTGTACTTGTAACGACTAGGGGCCCGATACAGATGCTCACATTGCAGGATATtaacagggccaaataggaagtgaGAACGTCTCTTTGGTGTCACGTCTCTTGGCTGACTTGGTTACCCTGTGCTTGGATGTATGTCAGGGGGGAGacggggacagagacaggggggCAGCTGATCATTAGTCCTACCCTTCAAAGGGCCCGTGGTGGTGACACAATTGCATTTCCACTGCCTCTAGCctgaccccccccctcctccacaaGCACCATCTGTTCCCTGTAAATGTCAGTCAGGTGATacaaaggaagaaagaaagacaggGAAATGCAGGCCAAACTGTCTGAGATCATTTACACGAGAGACATCATGACTCACTCATTGGGTCGTATCATCGTGTCTGTAGTTCAAAAGCAATCTAAATGTATCCCAGTTGTAACGTCGTTGTAGATCATGTTTAATTTGATGCCCTCTTGTGGACTTGACATGTACTTCAGCAGATGCTTTTGGACTAGAAACATGGTTCTAATCAGG
It encodes the following:
- the LOC129810804 gene encoding uncharacterized protein LOC129810804: MARAGSWRKSSFFKESSSVTACWTASIMFSDTRVPGEHRGFQHSNPPLNLWLHNGLRAHHSEMGLNGQCRRADANLTYPNRVKKVGFTSQEVMNNIHGKEKTGPHLNELGLEARRQHFGLWEHRVQPDLSSQEGSPSRWSHGQSPAPGLRHRASVRDHYTERSFVGNARQTLLHPSVRKYVKAPVLAQPTQFKGQDGCKVPVCLEDQLWGYSRQTCQRDFHTSSWVDSATATHGLPRHQSFSSTLRSNKKNVRNSQRDLTRPVSGPETKLHQQDLTRPVEGYNGPSSLHVIFSTEVPQRDMGGPTLRPQQSPSKPCPVPEDIQTRPPRGDQGSRSGSGLTGSKKHQKVVRDQIRRVVVNLEEVLGGLKDIHQEMKEVVQQIELLTSSIDLNEEEASPSLPSDSSFSGVAKGSSHQRLRGEEARQGEASLSSPIRTNSLQPHNPASSLVCLPHQPAPSPHRSSPVRPPTSALSPLSTNPPHPNTPAPSVKSQHYPHNPASSPKKSSLHYPLNPTLFHNLGLSPKKSNSPPHPSALGLSVTIANQAGPPIVEPLPVRPPRDPETQTRVEGLRPTSAKSLGLTQGQMAPHGPGRVPGTRGRKPPPYPHNGHFDRASKGKDPRKAPPYTVKRRLLSTTV